The nucleotide window GCCCGTAATAACGATCCTCAGGGTATGATGACGACTATCGCCGCGAAACTGAGCGATAAAGAGATCCAGGCGGTTGCAAGTTATATCCAGGGTCTGAATTAATATTCAGCTCTGAGTCAGGGAAGGCAGCGTAAGCTGCCTTTTTTATTGGCAAAAATATTTGCGCCAGGGCTGAACTTGACGCATATTGGCCGGTCTTATAAGACTGATTTTCTGAAAGGTTGGAGACGGATATGTTTAGAAAACTCGCTATCGGATTGTTAATAACGCTGACTGCCGTCATCGCACAGGCTGAGGAATATAAGGCCGGCGTAAACTATGACGTGATTGCTATGCCGGTTCCGACCGCTGACAAAACTAAAGTTGAAGTCGTGGAGGCTTTTGGTTATCTCTGTCCACATTGCGCCCGGTTTGAGCCATTACTGCACAGCTGGACAAAAAAATTGCCGATGGATGTTGATTTTGCGCGGGTGCCCGTGGTTTTTTCCCGCTCATGGGAACCCTTAGCCCGGGCGTATTACGCTTCTGAGATTCTCAATGATCTTGATAAAACCCATCAGGCAACCTTTACTGCGCTGCATAAAGAGCGGCGCCGGTTTAGCAGTTTTGACGACCTGGCTGATTACTATGCAGACCTGGGTGTGGATAAGGATAAGTTCGTCAAAATGAACCAGTCTTTCGCCGTCAATATGCGTATGAATCAGGGCGCCTCAAAGCTGAAAGGCTATGGTATTCAGAGCGTACCAACCCTGATTGTGAACGGCAAATACCGCATTACTGCGGATAAGGCCGGAGGGCATGCCGGGATGCTTAAAGTGGCCGAGTATCTTATTGAGCAGGAACGCAATGCACAGTAACAGTAAGTTAGATCAAAAAAGCCGCATTTAGCGGCTTTTTTATTGCGTATTGGGTAATGCCCAAGGGAGAGTCTATAGCTTGTATACCCTGTATTGGCATAAAATTGACCTTTGATATTTAGTGACTGACCGGTTCATAGGTGTAATTGATGGAACAGGACGACTGGAAAGAGCGTTACAAAATCCTTTCAGAAGAGGTGGATCTGCTACAGGCTCAACTTGATGAGCAGCCTCTTGTGCGTCTTATTTGTCAGATGGCAGTAGCACTTGATGGACAGTCAGAGTCGCTGGACCGGTCATTAAAAACGCTATGTGAACAGATTAAAGCAGATAAAACCGGTCAGCCCGATACCGTCAGTCTGGTTGAAAAGCAGCTTCGCGGACTGGATCTTGAGCAGCAGAAGCAGCGCAACGCACTGGTGCAAGGGCTGCAAAAGTGGATATATCAGCTACGCCTGAATCTGACCACCGATCTCAGTAATGAGCGGCTGAGTGAGATTGAAAAGACGATGGTTCCCTTTGTGGGACAGACGTCTTATGTTTCCTCCCTGATTAACGACCTGGTTTCCCTCCAGGCGCCTCTCCTGACAGACGATTTTATTGGCGAACGTCAACACGGAATTCTTGCAGAGCTGGGGCATGAAGATGAAGAGCTGTTACAAAAGATAGCTTCTGAGCTACTTAGCCTGATGTCCGGCCTGCATATTCCTCAGGGGGATATGTCTCTGGCGCGGGAGTTAGTCAGCAGAATAGAAGCGGGTATATCGCTGATCACCCTGCCAGCGATTATTCAGGATCTTGTCGGGCTGATGGCCCGGTTGAGTTCTTATAGTAGTGAGGATTTCGAAGATTATCTGTTAAACCTTACCGGGCAGC belongs to Amphritea atlantica and includes:
- a CDS encoding thiol:disulfide interchange protein DsbA/DsbL, whose translation is MFRKLAIGLLITLTAVIAQAEEYKAGVNYDVIAMPVPTADKTKVEVVEAFGYLCPHCARFEPLLHSWTKKLPMDVDFARVPVVFSRSWEPLARAYYASEILNDLDKTHQATFTALHKERRRFSSFDDLADYYADLGVDKDKFVKMNQSFAVNMRMNQGASKLKGYGIQSVPTLIVNGKYRITADKAGGHAGMLKVAEYLIEQERNAQ